Proteins encoded within one genomic window of Rhinolophus sinicus isolate RSC01 linkage group LG05, ASM3656204v1, whole genome shotgun sequence:
- the ENPP4 gene encoding bis(5'-adenosyl)-triphosphatase ENPP4 → MKLLVILLFSGLITACRGNSSYSLPPKLLLVSFDGFRADYLQNYEFPHLQNFIKEGVLVEHVKNVFITKTFPNHYSIVTGLYEESHGIVANSMYDVITGKHFSDMNYKDPFWWNEAVPIWVTNQLQENRSSAAAMWPGTDIPIRNTTPSYFMNYNSSVSFEERLNNITMWLSNSSPPVTFATLYWEEPDASGHKYGPEDKDNMRRVLKEIDDLIGDLVHKLKMLGLWENLNVIITSDHGMTQCSKDRLINLDLCINRSDYTLIDLTPVAAILPKINKTEVYNKLKNCSSHLNVYLKEDIPARFHYQHNDRIQPVVLVADEGWTIMLNKSSPKLGDHGYDNSLPSMHPFLAAHGPAFHKGYKHSTINNVDIYPMMCHILGLKPHPNNGTFGHTKCLLVDQWCIKLPEAIGIVIGALLVLTILTCLMIIMQNRLSVPQPFSRLQLQEDDDPLID, encoded by the exons ATGAAGTTATtagtaatacttttattttctggaCTTATAACTGCGTGTAGAGGTAACTCTTCCTACAGTTTGCCACCGAAGTTACTTTTGGTGTCCTTTGATGGCTTCAGAGCTGACTATCTACAGAACTATGAATTTCCTCATCTCCAGAATTTTATCAAAGAAGGTGTCTTGGTAGAGcatgttaaaaatgttttcatcactaAAACATTTCCAAACCACTACAGCATAGTGACAGGCTTGTATGAAGAAAGCCATGGCATTGTGGCCAATTCCATGTATGATGTCATCACAGGGAAACATTTTTCTGACATGAATTATAAGGATCCTTTTTGGTGGAACGAGGCAGTACCAATTTGGGTGACCAATCAGCTTCAGGAAAATAGGTCAAGTGCCGCTGCTATGTGGCCGGGTACGGATATACCCATCCGCAATACCACACCTTCCTATTTTATGAATTACAACTCCTCAGTGTCATTTGAGGAGAGACTAAATAATATCACCATGTGGCTGAGCAATTCGAGCCCACCAGTCACCTTTGCAACACTCTATTGGGAAGAACCAGATGCAAGTGGACATAAATATGGCCCCGAAGATAAAGACAACATGCGCAGAGTATTGAAAGAAATAGATGACCTGATTGGTGACCTGGTCCACAAACTCAAGATGTTAGGCTTGTGGGAAAATCTTAATGTAATCATTACAAGTGATCATGGGATGACCCAGTGTTCTAAGGACAGACTGATAAACTTGGATCTCTGCATCAATCGTTCAGATTATACTCTTATAGATTTGACCCCAGTTGCTGCGATACTTCCCAAAATAA aTAAAACAGAGGTTtataacaaactgaaaaactgtaGCTCTCACCTGAATGTTTATCTCAAAGAGGATATTCCTGCCAGATTTCATTACCAACATAATGATCGAATTCAGCCTGTTGTTCTGGTTGCAGACGAAGGCTGGACAATTATGCTAAATAAATCATCACCAAAAT taGGTGACCATGGCTATGATAATTCTCTGCCTAGTATGCATCCATTTCTGGCTGCCCACGGTCCTGCATTTCACAAAGGCTACAAGCACAGCACAATTAACAATGTGGATATTTATCCAATGATGTGCCACATCCTGGGATTAAAACCACATCCCAATAATGGAACCTTTGGTCATACTAAGTGTTTGTTAGTGGACCAATGGTGCATTAAACTGCCGGAAGCCATTGGAATTGTTATTGGTGCGCTCTTAGTCTTAACCATTCTAACATGTCTCATGATAATCATGCAGAATAGACTGTCTGTCCCACAGCCATTTTCCCGGCTTCAGCTACAAGAAGATGACGATCCTTTAATTGACTAA